From the genome of Leptospira licerasiae serovar Varillal str. VAR 010, one region includes:
- a CDS encoding SDR family NAD(P)-dependent oxidoreductase, whose amino-acid sequence MKQTILVTGASSGIGLLIAKKLHENGHNVIGTSRNPKKSQSGVPFKLLPLDIADDDSIVSFGKLLFSEIDTLDVLINNAGYLVKGLAEETSIELGRQQFETNFWGTLKLTNELLPYLRKQRSGKIITIGSFLGLISLPNVSYYSASKHALEGYFKSLRFELNQFNIKVCMVEPMAFKTNISDNSISAKGLIGEYDSFRGKIVEFTKKEFDNVPGPEPVVNTVLKIVNEKTPKFSYPVGKGASLFLTLQRFAYNTFERAILKKVNQT is encoded by the coding sequence ATGAAACAAACAATTTTAGTGACTGGGGCTTCTTCCGGGATCGGATTACTGATCGCCAAAAAACTTCACGAAAACGGCCATAATGTGATTGGGACAAGCCGTAATCCCAAAAAATCTCAGTCGGGAGTACCTTTCAAATTATTACCTCTGGATATCGCAGATGACGATTCGATCGTTTCTTTCGGTAAGTTATTGTTTAGTGAAATCGATACGTTGGACGTATTGATCAATAATGCAGGATATTTAGTAAAAGGATTAGCCGAAGAAACTTCGATAGAACTAGGGAGACAACAATTTGAAACAAACTTTTGGGGAACTCTTAAGCTTACAAACGAGTTGTTGCCTTATTTAAGAAAACAAAGATCGGGAAAAATAATCACTATCGGTTCTTTTTTAGGCTTAATTAGTCTTCCGAACGTTTCTTATTATTCTGCTTCGAAGCATGCATTGGAAGGATATTTCAAATCTTTACGGTTCGAACTGAATCAATTTAACATCAAAGTCTGTATGGTCGAGCCTATGGCGTTTAAAACGAATATCAGCGACAATTCGATTTCAGCCAAGGGACTTATAGGTGAATATGATTCTTTCCGTGGGAAGATCGTAGAGTTTACAAAAAAAGAATTTGATAATGTGCCCGGACCAGAACCGGTCGTAAATACAGTCCTGAAAATTGTGAACGAAAAAACTCCGAAATTCAGTTATCCAGTCGGAAAAGGTGCATCTCTTTTTCTAACATTACAAAGATTTGCCTATAATACTTTTGAACGAGCAATTCTAAAAAAAGTAAATCAGACATGA
- a CDS encoding winged helix-turn-helix transcriptional regulator, which produces MTKGKKRSDCPISCSLDVWGDKWSLLIIRDLMFAKECTYGDFLKSKEGIATNILASRLQVLEENKIIEKHEHPDSKAKVLYKLTRKGIDLLPILLEINLWAEKYSTIPADRKAMLKEVKKDKPGFIKAMTKELEKAQT; this is translated from the coding sequence ATGACTAAAGGTAAAAAAAGGTCGGACTGTCCGATTAGCTGCTCTCTCGATGTTTGGGGAGATAAATGGTCCTTACTCATTATAAGAGATCTAATGTTCGCAAAAGAATGTACTTATGGCGATTTCCTAAAGTCCAAAGAAGGTATAGCGACCAACATTTTGGCTTCAAGACTACAGGTTCTAGAAGAAAATAAGATTATCGAAAAGCACGAGCACCCGGATAGCAAGGCAAAAGTATTATATAAACTCACTCGGAAAGGGATAGATCTGCTTCCTATATTGTTAGAGATAAATTTATGGGCGGAAAAATATTCTACAATCCCTGCAGATAGAAAAGCGATGTTAAAAGAAGTAAAAAAAGATAAGCCGGGATTTATCAAGGCAATGACCAAGGAACTGGAGAAGGCCCAAACTTGA
- a CDS encoding methyl-accepting chemotaxis protein, translating to MVANSVQTTNFSEKGAISINRIRIGFSIVMLFVNVLALFSQGSSSQTSTLINFLIELTIFGYGITQIYLLKKGKLKSVFVTFCVYLDILMYSLIFITVTVYAANAEAMVGTLKMPFFIMLYFFVMIYSGLLLSPKTTLMVGYLALIGTFSMDYFAWLNGVEFKYNTDKPTEISVFFEIIRFVFFVLGIHILTSVVKFLVSVSDVAIKSTVEAEAKSEEAEKTKNRISEEATVLNRNTSEMKNEMDTLNSEIQSQVSSMEQISASLEELAASTDSAAEFVKAQFGKIEELNKESDTLNSILKEVRISTDSLSKTTEESKVYSKDVSGAMEVLGNNFGEVSKSFQKVQDVNDMMREIADRTNLLALNASIEAARAGEHGKGFAVVAQEVAKLADSASENAATISKIIAEAAKLITNGNTAAEETKRKVSVQESGFTSVVDNLNQLRSRVENQGRIHESFLKSFRELFDLSRQIESIASEQKNGTKEVVHALSSIEQSSNIISEGSNRMRASLEELSEQSERLVIQ from the coding sequence ATGGTTGCAAACTCCGTCCAAACTACAAATTTTTCAGAAAAAGGAGCGATCAGCATCAATAGGATCCGGATTGGATTCTCTATAGTGATGCTTTTTGTGAATGTTCTGGCTTTATTCTCTCAAGGGTCCAGCTCCCAAACCAGCACACTCATAAACTTTCTAATAGAACTCACTATTTTCGGTTACGGGATCACTCAGATCTACCTACTCAAAAAAGGAAAACTCAAAAGTGTATTCGTAACTTTTTGCGTATATTTAGATATCTTAATGTATTCGCTTATCTTCATAACGGTAACCGTCTATGCAGCGAATGCCGAAGCAATGGTCGGAACGTTAAAGATGCCATTCTTCATAATGTTGTATTTTTTTGTGATGATCTATTCCGGTCTCCTACTTTCGCCTAAAACCACTTTAATGGTAGGATATCTTGCTTTGATCGGAACATTCTCCATGGATTATTTCGCCTGGTTGAATGGAGTGGAATTTAAATACAATACAGATAAACCGACAGAGATCTCTGTGTTTTTTGAGATCATTCGATTCGTATTTTTCGTTTTAGGGATCCATATCTTAACTTCAGTAGTGAAATTTTTAGTTTCAGTTTCAGACGTCGCCATTAAGTCCACCGTCGAGGCAGAAGCAAAAAGTGAAGAAGCAGAGAAAACCAAGAACAGAATTTCGGAAGAAGCCACAGTATTGAACAGAAACACTTCCGAGATGAAAAACGAAATGGATACTCTAAACTCGGAAATCCAGAGCCAGGTTTCTAGCATGGAACAAATTAGCGCTTCGCTCGAAGAATTAGCCGCATCCACAGATAGCGCGGCAGAATTCGTAAAAGCACAATTCGGCAAAATAGAAGAACTGAACAAAGAGAGTGATACTTTAAATTCGATCTTAAAAGAAGTTCGAATTTCCACAGATTCATTATCCAAGACAACGGAAGAATCCAAAGTTTATAGCAAGGATGTTTCCGGGGCTATGGAAGTATTAGGAAATAATTTCGGAGAAGTAAGTAAATCCTTCCAAAAAGTCCAAGATGTAAACGATATGATGAGAGAGATCGCGGATAGGACAAACTTACTAGCATTAAACGCTTCTATCGAGGCAGCAAGAGCGGGAGAACATGGAAAAGGATTCGCAGTAGTGGCGCAAGAAGTAGCAAAACTTGCAGATAGCGCCTCCGAAAACGCGGCCACAATCTCTAAAATTATCGCAGAAGCGGCAAAACTGATCACGAACGGAAACACTGCAGCAGAAGAAACAAAACGAAAAGTTTCCGTCCAAGAATCCGGATTTACTTCCGTGGTAGATAACCTGAACCAATTGAGATCCAGGGTAGAAAACCAAGGGCGCATCCACGAATCCTTCTTAAAATCTTTCCGCGAATTATTCGATCTTTCCAGACAAATCGAATCCATCGCAAGCGAACAGAAGAACGGGACCAAAGAAGTGGTCCACGCTCTTTCTTCTATTGAACAATCTTCGAATATCATTTCGGAAGGTTCGAATAGAATGAGGGCCAGTTTAGAGGAACTGTCGGAACAATCGGAAAGGCTGGTGATTCAGTAA
- a CDS encoding diaminopimelate decarboxylase, translating to MQSIENLKFLTPEEAIKIATNFGTPVFVYSRKGIEKSCDDALAFPNAFGLTVRFAMKANPGRTVLEILRKKGIHIDASSEHEVRRAILAGFKPSDILLTSQQLASSLKDLIPQGVQFNACSLRQLEEYGKLFPGGEVSVRFNPGLGSGATKKTDVGGKTSSFGIWHEEIGKVKEIVSKYGLKLVRVHTHIGSGSDPEVWKAVAHYTLEIAAQFADCRTVNLGGGFKVGRMIGEKTTDPQTIGKPVKELFENYAKEKGIQLKMEIEPGSFLMVNNGAILTQVDDIVYTGEGGYTFVKLDMGMDVNTRPALYAAKHPLVVIPQKEKSEQKTGDFVYVGHCCESGDLITQEEGGGPQLRTTEIPEIGDLVVMEGTGAYCSSMSVKNYNSYPETQEVLIDLDGSVKLVRKKQTLEQILQNELLVSIG from the coding sequence ATGCAATCAATAGAAAATCTTAAATTTTTGACTCCCGAAGAAGCTATAAAAATCGCTACAAATTTCGGAACTCCGGTTTTTGTGTACTCCCGCAAAGGGATCGAAAAAAGTTGCGATGATGCACTTGCCTTTCCCAACGCTTTCGGCCTGACCGTTCGATTTGCAATGAAAGCAAATCCGGGGCGCACAGTTCTGGAAATATTAAGGAAGAAGGGAATACATATAGACGCATCTTCCGAACACGAAGTGAGACGCGCGATACTCGCAGGATTCAAACCTTCCGATATTCTACTCACTTCCCAACAACTGGCAAGCTCCTTAAAGGATCTGATTCCTCAAGGAGTACAATTCAACGCCTGTTCTCTCCGACAATTGGAAGAATACGGAAAATTATTTCCTGGCGGGGAAGTAAGCGTCCGTTTTAATCCTGGTTTAGGTTCTGGGGCTACCAAAAAAACCGATGTAGGAGGTAAAACATCCTCTTTCGGTATATGGCATGAAGAGATCGGAAAAGTGAAAGAGATCGTTTCTAAATACGGGCTTAAATTAGTTCGAGTTCATACTCATATCGGCTCCGGTTCAGATCCGGAAGTCTGGAAAGCTGTTGCACATTATACCTTGGAGATCGCAGCTCAGTTTGCGGATTGTAGGACTGTGAATTTAGGCGGAGGCTTTAAAGTTGGAAGAATGATCGGCGAAAAAACCACCGATCCTCAAACCATCGGAAAGCCGGTCAAAGAACTCTTTGAAAATTACGCCAAAGAAAAAGGGATCCAACTTAAAATGGAAATAGAGCCGGGTTCATTCTTAATGGTGAATAACGGAGCAATTCTCACTCAGGTGGACGATATAGTCTATACTGGGGAAGGCGGATATACTTTCGTAAAACTAGACATGGGAATGGATGTAAATACGAGACCCGCTTTGTATGCGGCAAAACATCCGTTGGTTGTTATTCCCCAAAAAGAAAAGTCTGAACAAAAGACCGGAGATTTTGTATACGTAGGGCATTGTTGCGAAAGCGGCGACTTGATCACTCAGGAAGAAGGGGGAGGGCCACAACTTAGGACTACTGAAATTCCTGAGATCGGAGACTTAGTCGTGATGGAAGGAACCGGCGCTTATTGTTCTTCCATGTCGGTAAAAAATTATAATTCTTACCCCGAAACTCAAGAAGTCCTGATCGATCTGGACGGTTCGGTAAAGTTAGTCCGTAAAAAACAAACTCTGGAACAAATTTTACAAAATGAGCTCTTGGTTTCCATCGGGTAA
- a CDS encoding SPOR domain-containing protein, with translation MKEKVFYVINLDNKRISLLSLFLVGLLFSFFFLGVSVGRKRGQVQDDLALNSNRESLSSSTVNQAMEESSATSAVKKEEEVKFRNLPPGAEVVDLRSEVSPSKKEEPSKIDVEAPSSSHPEKKLVRKEKESKKSIHTSPRKTAVHKADNDFFVQVAAFKTKEKADELKSSLGGKSYVKKTKNGYFTVRMGNFPSKEDAERSMKKLPGNLKENALVSKE, from the coding sequence ATGAAGGAAAAAGTTTTCTACGTCATCAATCTGGACAATAAAAGGATCTCTCTACTCTCCCTATTTTTAGTGGGACTTCTTTTTTCATTCTTCTTCTTAGGAGTCTCCGTAGGCAGAAAGAGAGGCCAAGTGCAAGACGACCTGGCTCTGAACTCCAATAGAGAATCCTTATCTTCTTCTACTGTGAACCAAGCGATGGAAGAATCATCGGCTACCTCTGCCGTTAAAAAGGAAGAAGAAGTTAAATTCAGAAATCTTCCTCCTGGCGCCGAAGTTGTGGATCTAAGATCCGAAGTTTCTCCCAGCAAAAAAGAAGAGCCATCCAAAATAGATGTGGAAGCTCCGTCTTCTTCTCATCCTGAAAAAAAATTAGTCCGGAAAGAAAAGGAATCCAAAAAATCAATCCATACCTCTCCGCGTAAGACAGCGGTCCACAAAGCTGATAACGATTTTTTTGTTCAGGTAGCTGCGTTTAAGACCAAAGAGAAGGCTGATGAACTCAAGTCGTCTTTAGGTGGGAAGTCCTACGTGAAAAAAACCAAAAACGGTTACTTTACGGTCCGTATGGGAAATTTTCCATCCAAGGAGGACGCGGAAAGATCTATGAAAAAACTTCCAGGTAACTTGAAAGAAAACGCTTTGGTCTCTAAGGAATAA
- a CDS encoding NHL repeat-containing protein, whose product MEAILLSTQPKGFRIVSTIEYNFDNPYAIAVDSQENVYVAEKSWTCDVQHDYTGSCPLYVTTTRSRVLKFDPSGKFLGWLGLDTNGTTGFHSAPTNAVAAFGLNPEEFTIIGGLAIDPQDRLYVSDAYRVQRFDSSLNFEAWLGKASDNSIGWHTTGQPQGNPSAVQDDGAMNTFGSISFYGNKIYVAGEVLYYVNRYDQSGTYEGWLGKDANNVKGWHTPLAGINYLRGSFHGNDIGAFNITKDASIDSTIGNLLVVDSVHDPVLSVWAPDGTYLNGLFHVGTGVKPYAIATDSFGNVIISDMYQGTIRGYDPSLQQRATLQVEPPSIPNVYYPIVGAKLTVASNGYLYAVHQTGNRILKIKIVYSEW is encoded by the coding sequence ATGGAAGCGATCCTTCTGTCCACTCAACCGAAGGGTTTTCGTATCGTTTCTACAATAGAATACAATTTTGATAATCCTTATGCAATCGCGGTAGATAGCCAAGAGAACGTATACGTCGCAGAGAAATCTTGGACTTGCGATGTACAACATGATTATACCGGAAGCTGCCCCTTATACGTTACAACTACTAGATCCAGAGTTTTAAAGTTCGATCCTTCCGGAAAATTTTTAGGATGGCTTGGATTAGATACGAATGGAACAACTGGATTTCATTCAGCGCCCACAAACGCAGTCGCAGCCTTCGGACTGAACCCGGAAGAATTTACTATCATAGGCGGGCTCGCAATAGATCCCCAAGATCGTTTGTACGTTTCTGACGCATATCGGGTGCAACGATTCGATAGTTCTTTAAATTTTGAAGCATGGTTAGGTAAGGCTAGCGACAATAGTATCGGTTGGCATACAACCGGCCAACCGCAAGGTAATCCTTCGGCAGTACAAGACGATGGAGCAATGAATACTTTCGGCTCTATTTCTTTTTACGGAAATAAGATCTATGTAGCCGGCGAAGTATTATATTATGTGAATCGCTACGACCAATCAGGAACCTATGAAGGCTGGCTTGGAAAAGATGCGAACAATGTAAAAGGCTGGCACACCCCTTTAGCAGGCATAAATTATCTAAGAGGAAGCTTCCACGGAAACGATATAGGTGCTTTCAATATTACAAAAGATGCAAGTATAGATTCGACCATCGGAAATTTATTAGTGGTGGATTCGGTTCACGATCCAGTTCTTTCCGTATGGGCTCCGGATGGAACTTATCTCAATGGACTTTTTCACGTAGGAACAGGAGTGAAACCATATGCAATCGCGACAGACTCCTTTGGAAATGTGATCATATCAGATATGTACCAAGGGACCATTCGTGGATATGACCCCTCTTTACAACAAAGAGCGACTCTACAAGTGGAACCACCATCTATTCCGAATGTGTATTATCCGATTGTGGGAGCAAAACTTACGGTTGCGAGTAACGGTTATTTATATGCTGTCCATCAGACCGGCAATCGAATTCTAAAGATCAAGATTGTATATTCCGAATGGTAA
- a CDS encoding zinc dependent phospholipase C family protein has protein sequence MAGKITHLEALSQVCKHLDHGTAEQRKIAKLLREEGTRKFANIGAIAPDIFYFYHVLSPVRTKKALPWGDLSHHEKVLELILNFLDGVLTVEEGIYRDRFLAFTLGYIIHCAVDIVTHPYIFFISGDYYSPDKQISSKAQYNHMRVEFALDSWLLDFRWGMTPKAYDFVQHVDLIFKGKDGKKKMDPMLWHFWLKGLKATFPKEFKEKYIGSEEKIIPGDILNESFLGYLYFHRYLDSRSKIVRAALSFLDKITLHKVNSSVLMLPLKEHIDKRIMNEEKREWSYPADPNLIRNDSFVELINKACEAAKDAVTNAWGYVHDKTSRSSMIKEYQGYNLDTGLRFHGIDKMRQFSPL, from the coding sequence ATGGCAGGCAAAATCACTCATCTCGAAGCTCTTTCTCAAGTCTGCAAACATCTGGATCACGGAACTGCGGAACAAAGAAAGATCGCAAAACTTTTGAGAGAAGAAGGTACTCGTAAGTTTGCCAATATAGGTGCGATCGCGCCCGATATTTTTTATTTTTATCATGTTCTTTCTCCTGTTCGCACCAAAAAAGCGCTTCCTTGGGGAGACCTAAGCCATCACGAAAAAGTTTTAGAATTGATCCTGAATTTTTTGGACGGAGTCCTTACAGTCGAGGAAGGAATATATAGAGATCGTTTTCTTGCATTCACATTAGGCTATATCATTCACTGCGCAGTGGATATTGTCACTCATCCATATATCTTCTTTATCTCAGGAGATTATTATAGTCCTGACAAACAAATCAGTTCCAAAGCGCAATACAATCATATGAGAGTAGAGTTCGCTTTGGATTCCTGGCTTCTGGATTTTAGATGGGGAATGACCCCGAAAGCATATGATTTCGTACAGCATGTGGATCTGATCTTCAAAGGAAAAGATGGGAAGAAAAAAATGGACCCTATGCTTTGGCACTTTTGGCTGAAAGGTTTAAAGGCGACTTTCCCGAAAGAGTTCAAAGAAAAATATATCGGCTCCGAAGAAAAGATCATCCCCGGAGATATTTTGAACGAATCCTTTTTAGGTTATTTGTACTTTCATAGATACTTGGATTCCAGAAGTAAGATAGTAAGAGCAGCGCTCAGTTTTTTAGATAAGATCACTTTGCATAAAGTAAATTCTTCGGTTCTAATGCTTCCATTAAAGGAACATATAGATAAAAGGATCATGAACGAAGAAAAAAGAGAATGGTCTTATCCTGCGGACCCGAACCTGATCCGAAATGATTCCTTCGTGGAGTTGATCAACAAGGCTTGCGAGGCTGCAAAAGATGCGGTTACAAACGCCTGGGGTTATGTTCACGACAAAACTTCTCGATCTTCCATGATCAAAGAATACCAAGGATATAACTTGGATACCGGTCTTAGGTTCCACGGCATAGATAAGATGCGCCAATTTTCGCCTTTATAA
- a CDS encoding CPBP family intramembrane glutamic endopeptidase, whose product MQNKNYPFLGAVLLCLLVLVTGIGIGIVFVILQSVLKWNLDGKVITAIGNSASFGLAIWIGLKISKKEYSEVLRLKPLKPLEAISFVITAIGFSFLLSEVDNLFSMLVPKPDFIINLFQGLFDGENIFLSAILLSVIAPITEELMFRGVILDRFLKHFSVLSSFLLSSLLFGLIHLNPWQFIGSSILGIYMAWVVYKTDSIWNSILIHAVFNGIPLIVLHGLRLEIPGFSAPISGKIQVLQPIWLDLLGLLITCFGLSFTLFLFGRRKEKTA is encoded by the coding sequence GTGCAAAATAAAAATTATCCGTTTTTAGGGGCGGTACTTCTCTGCCTCTTAGTTTTAGTTACCGGTATCGGAATAGGGATTGTATTTGTGATCCTTCAATCCGTTCTAAAATGGAATCTAGATGGGAAAGTAATCACGGCGATAGGGAACTCGGCTTCCTTCGGATTAGCGATCTGGATAGGGCTCAAAATTTCTAAAAAAGAATATTCAGAAGTTCTGCGCCTCAAACCTTTAAAGCCGCTCGAGGCGATCAGCTTTGTTATCACAGCGATCGGTTTTTCCTTTCTACTTTCCGAAGTGGATAATTTGTTTTCCATGTTAGTTCCAAAGCCGGACTTCATCATAAACTTATTCCAAGGATTATTCGATGGGGAGAATATATTCTTATCAGCGATCTTACTTTCCGTCATAGCTCCGATCACTGAGGAACTTATGTTTAGAGGAGTAATCTTAGATAGATTCTTAAAACATTTTTCGGTTCTTTCTTCTTTCCTTCTTTCCTCTTTATTGTTCGGGCTGATCCACTTGAACCCTTGGCAATTTATCGGTTCTAGTATTCTCGGGATCTATATGGCTTGGGTAGTTTACAAAACGGATTCGATCTGGAATTCGATTTTAATCCACGCAGTTTTTAACGGGATCCCGTTGATAGTTTTGCATGGGCTCCGACTCGAGATCCCGGGTTTTTCCGCGCCCATTTCCGGAAAAATTCAAGTGCTACAACCGATTTGGCTAGACCTTTTGGGTTTACTCATTACTTGTTTTGGATTATCTTTTACTCTCTTTTTGTTCGGAAGAAGGAAGGAAAAAACCGCATAA
- the coaE gene encoding dephospho-CoA kinase (Dephospho-CoA kinase (CoaE) performs the final step in coenzyme A biosynthesis.) has product MTRSSLRTDGAFLVGITGMIGGGKSTATKILEEMGGIRISADEIARKYTDPDSPISQELIDSLGPEILDESGKIDRKRIAKLVFGNPEMLKILNSLTHPRIRKEFLEVLNGLEKGSLVLWEVPLLFETDSYTLCDATVCVISDPETSLDRTVKRDGISREEAEARAKSQLSLQEKAKKADYSIKNTGDLNDLRKECEYLYAELKGRMK; this is encoded by the coding sequence ATGACTCGGTCCTCTCTTAGAACTGACGGGGCTTTTCTTGTCGGGATCACTGGGATGATCGGCGGAGGCAAATCCACTGCAACTAAGATCTTAGAAGAGATGGGCGGGATACGGATTAGCGCTGACGAGATCGCGCGTAAATATACCGATCCGGATAGTCCGATCTCTCAGGAACTGATCGATTCTTTAGGCCCTGAAATTCTGGATGAGTCCGGCAAAATTGATCGGAAAAGGATCGCAAAATTGGTGTTCGGGAATCCCGAAATGCTAAAGATCCTAAACTCTTTGACCCATCCAAGGATACGTAAGGAGTTTTTGGAAGTTCTGAACGGCTTGGAAAAAGGAAGCCTAGTTCTGTGGGAGGTCCCACTTCTATTCGAAACGGATTCATATACACTTTGTGATGCAACTGTATGTGTCATCTCTGACCCGGAAACTTCCCTTGATAGAACTGTCAAAAGGGACGGGATTAGCAGAGAAGAAGCGGAAGCGAGGGCAAAAAGCCAGCTTTCACTTCAGGAAAAAGCGAAGAAGGCCGACTATTCTATTAAGAACACAGGGGATTTGAATGACCTTCGTAAAGAATGCGAATATTTGTACGCTGAGTTAAAAGGAAGAATGAAATGA
- a CDS encoding IspD/TarI family cytidylyltransferase: MSSWFPSGNIYLLLLSGGTGSRMRSELPKQFLELNGKPILIHSLQTLIDWGKTKSIVIVSHKDYILRSETLCSPYLRERDRIVEGGDTRHGSTLAGISSIQFSANDIILIHDAARPFVSPDDLDRLSSATEKFGVATLASKNHETVLEEVKDGLKFLNRDKIWFMKTPQGIRGDILKEILEKPSRVEPTDLCTWAQEQGIGSRLVESNPYNLKITEKSDLSLAEAIQPLFQNWKNEII, from the coding sequence ATGAGCTCTTGGTTTCCATCGGGTAATATTTATCTGCTGCTTCTTTCGGGAGGAACAGGCTCCCGAATGAGGTCGGAACTTCCGAAACAATTCTTAGAATTAAACGGAAAACCAATCTTAATCCATAGTCTCCAGACTCTAATAGACTGGGGAAAGACCAAAAGTATTGTCATTGTATCTCACAAGGATTATATCCTAAGATCGGAAACTCTTTGTTCTCCGTATTTGAGGGAAAGAGATAGAATTGTAGAGGGCGGAGACACAAGACACGGATCCACATTAGCTGGGATTTCAAGTATTCAATTTTCTGCAAACGATATCATATTGATCCATGATGCGGCAAGACCGTTCGTTTCTCCGGACGACTTGGACAGATTATCCAGCGCTACGGAAAAATTCGGAGTGGCCACTCTTGCTTCTAAAAATCACGAAACAGTTTTGGAAGAAGTGAAAGACGGCCTTAAATTTTTAAACCGGGATAAAATCTGGTTTATGAAAACTCCCCAAGGGATTAGGGGAGATATTCTGAAAGAGATCCTAGAAAAACCATCCAGAGTAGAACCTACGGATCTATGCACATGGGCTCAAGAGCAGGGAATCGGTTCCAGGCTGGTAGAATCCAATCCTTACAATCTGAAAATTACCGAAAAATCCGATCTTTCCCTTGCGGAAGCTATTCAACCGCTGTTCCAAAATTGGAAGAATGAGATAATTTAA
- a CDS encoding FFLEELY motif protein produces MDLKELEPVRLAVVRSTIERLRHTYSDLLTSIKGYDGIPGFFENNLYAPSNKEERDNALESLYEKLKTVAGKAMTDNIHQIILLNKLTDSLDFDTAKVVIENNLIENGEIPQENLYAALGAVGRFDDRRTQIGMVGDTLKFFFSLSKLPMVKLIMAPIKVAASMVGATSLVDTMEAGYNLSSKIKDLQPFIDSFIDRENRLLGKLINGEKHEPIQF; encoded by the coding sequence ATGGATCTGAAAGAACTCGAACCAGTTCGTCTTGCCGTTGTCAGATCCACAATCGAAAGATTGCGTCATACATATTCGGATCTTTTAACGTCGATTAAGGGATACGACGGGATCCCTGGCTTTTTCGAAAACAATCTCTACGCTCCCTCCAATAAGGAAGAAAGGGACAACGCACTCGAAAGTTTGTACGAAAAATTAAAAACGGTCGCCGGTAAGGCGATGACCGACAATATCCATCAGATTATTCTACTAAACAAACTCACGGACTCTTTGGATTTTGATACTGCCAAAGTAGTTATCGAAAATAATCTTATAGAGAACGGTGAGATCCCTCAAGAAAATCTTTATGCTGCATTAGGCGCAGTAGGAAGATTCGACGACAGAAGAACTCAGATAGGAATGGTGGGAGATACTCTTAAGTTTTTCTTCTCTCTTTCCAAACTTCCCATGGTAAAACTGATTATGGCACCGATCAAAGTTGCAGCCTCCATGGTAGGAGCTACTTCTTTAGTGGATACTATGGAGGCTGGTTATAATCTATCTTCAAAGATCAAAGATTTACAACCTTTCATTGATTCGTTTATCGATAGGGAAAACAGACTTTTAGGCAAATTGATCAACGGCGAAAAACACGAGCCGATCCAATTTTAA